In one Alosa alosa isolate M-15738 ecotype Scorff River chromosome 14, AALO_Geno_1.1, whole genome shotgun sequence genomic region, the following are encoded:
- the gcshb gene encoding glycine cleavage system protein H (aminomethyl carrier), b — translation MAMYSALRCVSSNFCASLPLITRSTQISSCQYFMRTNFHRTLSTTSRLSSALKYTDKHEWVRVEGEIGTVGISSYAQEALGDVVYCGLPEVGTKLELMEEFGALESVKAASELYSPLTGEVTEINTELADNPGLVNSACYEGGWLIKMTIDNPGELDGLMDEDAYGKFVKSLD, via the exons ATGGCGATGTATTCGGCTCTTCGGTGCGTTTCTTCAAACTTTTGTGCTTCTCTGCCATTAATAACCAGATCCACTCAGATTTCATCGTGTCAATATTTTATGCGGACCAACTTTCATCGCACACTGAGCACAACCTCACGTCTCTCTTCAG CCCtcaaatacacagacaaacatgagtGGGTTCGAGTGGAGGGGGAAATTGGAACAGTTGGCATCAGCAGCTATGCTCAG GAGGCATTAGGTGATGTTGTTTACTGTGGTCTTCCTGAGGTTGGGACAAAGCTTGAGCTAATGG AGGAGTTTGGAGCATTGGAAAGTGTAAAGGCCGCTAGCGAGCTGTACTCTCCACTAACAGGGGAGGTAACCGAAATCAACACTGAACTGGCAGACAACCCCGGCCTAGTGAATTCAGCCTGTTATGAAGGAG GGTGGTTGATTAAGATGACCATTGACAACCCTGGGGAACTTGACGGTTTGATGGATGAAGACGCATATGGCAAATTTGTAAAATCACTTGACTAA